The following coding sequences are from one Nicotiana tabacum cultivar K326 chromosome 1, ASM71507v2, whole genome shotgun sequence window:
- the LOC107826391 gene encoding putative alpha,alpha-trehalose-phosphate synthase [UDP-forming] 7, whose amino-acid sequence MISRSYTNLLDLASGNFPTMGRERERRRMPRVMTVPGSICELDDDQANSVSSENPSSLAGDRMIIVANLLPLKAKRRPDNKGWSFSWNEDSLLLRLKDGLPEDMEVLYVGSLCVDVDPIEQDDVSNYLLDKFRCVPAFLPPNIVEKYYEGFCKRHLWPLFHYMLPFSPDHGGRFDRSMWEAYVSANKLFSQKVVEVLNPEDDFVWIHDYHLMVLPTFLRRRFNRLRMGFFLHSPFPSSEIYRTLPVREEILKALLCADIVGFHTFDYARHFLSCCSRMLGLEYQSKRGYIGLEYYGRTVGIKIMPVGIHMGHIESMKKLAAKELMLNALKQQFEGKTVLLGADDLDIFKGINLKLLAMEQMLKHHPKWQGQAVLVQIANPTRGKGVDFDEIQAEISESCKRINKQFGKPGYEPIVYIDRPVSSSERMAYYSIAECVVVTAVRDGMNLTPYEYIACRQGMSGSEADSDVDEPKKSMLVVSEFIGCSPSLSGAIRVNPWNVEATAEAMNEAISMAEPEKQLRHEKHYRYVSTHDVAYWARSFLQDMERTCMDHFRKRCYGIGLGFGFRVVALDPNFRKLSIDDIESAYIKSKSRAIFLDYDGTMMPQNSLIKSPSPEVISILNKICGDPNNTVFIVSGRGRDSLSKWFSPCRKLGLAAEHGYFVRWSQDQEWQTCSQNSDFGWMHLAEPVLQSYTDSTDGSCIEKKESAIVWQYRDADTGFGFSQAKEMLDHLESVLANEPVAVKSGQFIVEVKPQGVTKGLVAEKIFTSLAGKGKMADFVLCIGDDRSDEDMFEIIGDALSRNILSYDTKVFACTVGQKPSKAKYYLDDTSEVRLMLESLAEATLTPATSDEEADNSD is encoded by the exons ATGATTTCGAGATCGTATACCAATCTTTTAGATTTGGCTTCTGGGAATTTTCCGACAATGGGAAGAGAGAGGGAGCGGAGACGGATGCCACGGGTAATGACAGTGCCCGGGAGTATTTGTGAGCTGGATGATGACCAGGCTAATAGTGTTTCATCTGAGAATCCGTCTTCGCTGGCTGGTGATCGGATGATTATAGTGGCAAATCTGTTGCCATTGAAAGCAAAAAGGAGACCAGACAATAAAGGATGGAGCTTTAGTTGGAATGAGGACTCCTTACTTTTGAGACTTAAGGATGGATTACCTGAAGACATGGAAGTGCTATATGTTGGGTCGTTATGTGTTGATGTTGACCCGATTGAACAGGATGATGTTTCTAATTATCTGTTGGATAAGTTTAGATGTGTTCCTGCATTTCTTCCGCCAAATATTGTGGAGAAATATTACGAGGGCTTCTGTAAGAGGCATTTGTGGCCACTGTTTCATTACATGTTGCCGTTCTCACCTGACCATGGAGGCCGCTTTGATCGCTCTATGTGGGAAGCATATGTTTCTGCCAACAAGTTGTTTTCACAAAAAGTAGTTGAGGTTCTTAATCCTGAGGATGACTTTGTTTGGATTCATGATTATCATTTGATGGTGTTGCCTACGTTCTTGAGGAGGCGGTTCAATCGTTTGAGAATGGGGTTTTTCCTTCACAGTCCATTTCCTTCATCTGAGATTTACAGGACACTTCCTGTTAGAGAGGAAATACTCAAGGCTTTGCTCTGTGCTGACATTGTTGGATTCCACACTTTTGACTACGCGAGACACTTCCTCTCTTGTTGCAGTCGGATGTTGGGTTTAGAGTATCAGTCTAAAAGAGGTTATATTGGGTTAGAATACTATGGACGGACAGTAGGCATCAAGATTATGCCCGTCGGGATACATATGGGTCATATTGAGTCCATGAAGAAACTTGCAGCGAAAGAGTTGATGCTTAATGCGCTAAAGCAGCAATTTGAAGGGAAAACTGTGTTGCTAGGTGCCGATGACCTGGATATTTTCAAAGGTATAAACTTAAAGCTTCTAGCTATGGAACAGATGCTCAAACATCACCCCAAGTGGCAAGGGCAGGCTGTGTTGGTCCAGATTGCAAATCCTACGAGGGGTAAAGGAGTAGATTTTGACGAAATACAGGCTGAGATATCGGAAAGCTGTAAGAGAATCAATAAGCAATTCGGCAAGCCTGGATATGAGCCTATAGTTTATATTGATAGGCCCGTGTCAAGCAGTGAACGCATGGCATATTACAGTATTGCAGAATGTGTTGTTGTCACGGCTGTGAGGGATGGGATGAACCTAACTCCGTATGAGTACATTGCTTGTCGACAAGGAATGTCTGGCTCAGAAGCAGATTCAGATGTAGATGAACCTAAGAAGAGCATGTTAGTTGTATCTGAATTCATTGGGTGTTCACCTTCACTGAGTGGGGCCATTCGAGTCAACCCGTGGAATGTTGAAGCAACTGCCGAGGCAATGAATGAGGCTATATCTATGGCTGAACCAGAGAAGCAGCTACGACATGAAAAGCATTATCGTTACGTTAGCACCCACGATGTTGCTTATTGGGCAAGAAGCTTCTTGCAAGATATGGAGAGGACTTGTATGGATCACTTTAGAAAAAGATGCTACGGCATTGGTTTGGGCTTTGGGTTCAGAGTTGTGGCCCTTGACCCTAACTTTAGAAAGCTTTCgattgatgatattgagtcagCTTATATTAAGTCTAAGAGCAGGGCCATATTCCTTGACTATGACGGAACTATGATGCCTCAGAATTCTCTCATTAAGTCTCCAAGTCCTGAAGTTATCTCAATCCTGAATAAAATTTGTGGTGATCCGAACAATACCGTCTTTATCGTTAGTGGAAGGGGAAGGGACAGCCTGAGCAAATGGTTTTCTCCTTGTAGGAAGCTCGGTCTTGCAGCAGAACATGGCTATTTTGTGAG ATGGTCACAAGATCAGGAATGGCAAACATGCAGTCAGAACTCTGATTTTGGTTGGATGCATCTTGCCGAACCAGTATTGCAATCCTATACAGATTCTACAGATGGATCTTGCATTGAAAAAAAGGAAAGTGCTATAGTGTGGCAGTATCGTGATGCAGATACCGGCTTTGGGTTTTCTCAGGCAAAGGAGATGCTTGATCATCTAGAGAGTGTTTTAGCAAATGAACCTGTTGCTGTCAAAAGTGGGCAGTTCATTGTGGAAGTCAAACCTCAG GGTGTCACCAAAGGTTTAGTTGCAGAAAAAATCTTCACATCGTTGGCAGGGAAAGGGAAAATGGCAGATTTTGTGCTTTGCATTGGTGATGATCGATCTGATGAGGATATGTTTGAGATCATCGGTGATGCTTTATCCAGAAATATTCTTTCTTATGATACCAAAGTATTTGCCTGCACAGTGGGACAAAAACCAAGCAAAGCTAAATATTATTTGGACGACACTTCAGAGGTTAGACTTATGCTAGAGTCTCTCGCTGAAGCAACTCTTACTCCAGCGACTTCTGATGAAGAAGCTGACAACTCGGATTGA